Proteins encoded by one window of Bauldia sp.:
- a CDS encoding tetratricopeptide repeat protein: MRIPVAVLAATLAFGFLPGRVVLAADPPKEDGRVGDPAPAATDTTSTASAREAPQDAKKPTRAEQLDSLFELLRTAKDEASAQSTEAMIAELWLKSGSDTVDLLMEWAQQAVKDKNYPLALDYLDRILTLKPDYVEGWNTRATVYYLREDYGRALADIEETLKLEPRHFGALTGLGTILREVGEDKRALEVYRKVIVLDPHLETVQKQIDELSGKGVDGRNL; encoded by the coding sequence ATGCGGATTCCCGTCGCGGTCCTCGCCGCCACGCTTGCCTTCGGCTTCCTGCCGGGGAGGGTGGTGCTCGCCGCCGATCCACCCAAGGAAGACGGCCGCGTCGGCGATCCGGCGCCCGCTGCCACCGACACTACTTCTACCGCCAGCGCCCGCGAGGCGCCGCAGGACGCGAAGAAGCCGACGCGCGCCGAGCAGCTCGACTCGCTGTTCGAGCTGCTGCGCACCGCCAAGGACGAGGCCTCCGCCCAATCCACCGAAGCCATGATCGCCGAGCTGTGGCTGAAGTCCGGCAGCGACACCGTCGACCTGCTGATGGAGTGGGCGCAGCAGGCGGTGAAGGACAAGAACTATCCGCTCGCGCTCGACTACCTTGACCGCATCCTGACGCTGAAGCCGGACTACGTCGAAGGCTGGAACACGCGGGCGACGGTCTATTACCTTCGCGAAGACTACGGCCGCGCGCTTGCCGACATCGAGGAGACGCTGAAGCTCGAGCCGCGCCACTTCGGCGCGCTGACCGGCCTCGGCACGATTCTGCGCGAGGTCGGCGAGGACAAGCGGGCGCTGGAAGTCTACCGCAAGGTCATCGTCCTCGATCCGCATCTCGAGACCGTGCAGAAGCAGATCGACGAGCTTTCCGGCAAGGGCGTCGACGGCCGGAACCTCTAG
- the ykgO gene encoding type B 50S ribosomal protein L36 has protein sequence MKIRNSLRSLRARHRGNRLVRRKGRVYIINKTNRRFKARQG, from the coding sequence ATGAAGATCCGCAACTCGCTCCGTTCGCTCCGCGCGCGCCACCGTGGCAACCGCCTCGTCCGCCGCAAGGGCCGGGTCTACATCATCAACAAGACCAACCGCCGCTTTAAGGCGCGCCAGGGCTAA